A window of the Streptomyces sp. Ag109_O5-10 genome harbors these coding sequences:
- the rsgA gene encoding ribosome small subunit-dependent GTPase A, with product MRRYGKHTDEDDIRARPNRKGNRPRTTIRPKHEDAAEGMVLTVDRGRLTCLVEDRTVLAMKARELGRKAAVVGDRVALVGDLSGKKDTLARIVRIEGRSSVLRRTADDDDPFERVVVANADQLAIVTALADPEPRPRLIDRCLVAAYDGGLTPLLVMTKSDLAPPDKLLELYGDLDIPYVVTSRDELAAGEAARRIQDLLDGKITAFVGHSGVGKTTLVNALVPEGRRRTTGHVNAVTGRGRHTTTSALALPLSGDEGWVIDTPGVRSFGLAHIDPSRVIHAFPDLVPGTVNCPRACSHDEPDCALDEWVAEGHADPARLYSLRRLLATRDRKEGD from the coding sequence ATGCGCCGCTACGGCAAGCACACCGACGAGGACGACATCCGCGCCCGCCCCAACCGCAAGGGCAACCGGCCGCGGACCACCATCCGCCCCAAGCACGAGGACGCGGCCGAGGGGATGGTCCTCACCGTCGACCGGGGCCGGCTGACCTGTCTGGTCGAGGACCGGACGGTCCTGGCGATGAAGGCCCGCGAGCTGGGCCGCAAGGCCGCGGTGGTCGGCGACCGGGTGGCCCTGGTCGGCGATCTGTCCGGCAAGAAGGACACCCTCGCCCGCATCGTGCGCATCGAGGGCCGCTCGTCCGTGCTGCGGCGCACCGCCGACGACGACGACCCGTTCGAGCGGGTCGTCGTCGCCAACGCCGACCAGCTGGCGATCGTCACCGCCCTGGCCGACCCCGAGCCCCGCCCGCGCCTGATCGACCGCTGCCTGGTGGCGGCCTACGACGGCGGTCTCACCCCCCTGCTGGTCATGACCAAGTCGGACCTGGCCCCGCCGGACAAGCTCCTGGAGCTGTACGGCGACCTGGACATCCCGTACGTGGTCACGAGCCGCGACGAGCTGGCGGCGGGGGAGGCCGCCCGCCGGATCCAGGACCTTCTCGACGGCAAGATCACGGCGTTCGTCGGCCACTCGGGCGTCGGCAAGACCACGCTGGTGAACGCGCTGGTCCCGGAGGGCCGCCGCCGCACGACCGGTCACGTCAACGCGGTGACCGGCCGCGGCCGCCACACCACGACGTCGGCCCTGGCCCTCCCGCTCTCCGGCGACGAGGGCTGGGTCATCGACACCCCGGGCGTCCGCTCCTTCGGCCTGGCCCACATCGACCCGTCCCGCGTGATCCACGCCTTCCCCGACCTGGTGCCCGGGACCGTGAACTGCCCGCGCGCGTGCAGCCACGACGAACCGGACTGCGCGCTGGACGAGTGGGTCGCGGAAGGCCACGCGGACCCGGCCCGCCTGTACTCGCTGCGGCGGCTGCTGGCGACCCGGGACCGCAAGGAGGGCGACTGA
- a CDS encoding multidrug efflux SMR transporter — MAWLLVIVAGILETGFAVCLKLSHGFTRLWPTIAFASFALGSFGLLTLSLKKLDVGPAYAVWTGIGAAGTAIYGMVFLGDLVSTLKIISISLVIAGVIGLQLSGSAH; from the coding sequence ATGGCGTGGCTGCTGGTGATCGTGGCCGGGATCCTGGAGACCGGCTTCGCCGTGTGCCTCAAGCTCTCCCACGGCTTCACGCGACTTTGGCCGACGATAGCCTTCGCGTCCTTCGCCCTGGGCAGCTTCGGCCTCCTCACCCTGTCCCTGAAGAAGCTGGACGTGGGCCCGGCCTACGCGGTCTGGACCGGAATCGGCGCGGCGGGCACCGCCATCTACGGCATGGTCTTCCTCGGCGACCTCGTCTCCACCCTGAAGATCATCTCCATCAGTCTGGTGATCGCAGGAGTGATCGGCCTCCAGCTGTCCGGTTCCGCGCACTGA
- a CDS encoding TetR/AcrR family transcriptional regulator: MMPAARESLLDAAYAALARRPWAAVRMVDVAAAAGVSRQTLYNEFGSKEGLARALVRREADGYLAGVERALGSHAEAWERLTATAEWMAVAARENVLVRAMLTGCWSERLPSPTLSAVPSSSAVPAQRRADGPLPSPGDFVQIVRDRAVAVLSGAAAGKANGELTRSCELVVRLALSCVSAPPGEGGVAELVRGALHRQPV, encoded by the coding sequence ATGATGCCTGCAGCCCGGGAATCCCTTCTGGACGCCGCGTACGCGGCGCTCGCGCGCCGGCCGTGGGCTGCCGTGCGGATGGTCGACGTGGCGGCGGCGGCCGGGGTGTCCCGGCAGACGCTGTACAACGAGTTCGGCAGCAAGGAAGGCTTGGCGCGGGCGCTGGTGCGCAGGGAGGCCGACGGGTATCTCGCCGGGGTGGAACGGGCGTTGGGGAGCCATGCCGAGGCGTGGGAGCGCCTGACGGCGACGGCCGAGTGGATGGCGGTGGCGGCCCGGGAGAACGTGCTGGTACGGGCGATGCTCACGGGGTGCTGGAGCGAGCGGTTGCCGTCGCCGACGCTGTCCGCGGTGCCGTCGTCGTCGGCGGTGCCGGCGCAGCGGAGGGCGGACGGGCCGTTGCCCTCTCCCGGGGACTTCGTGCAGATCGTGCGGGACCGGGCGGTGGCGGTGCTGTCGGGGGCGGCGGCCGGCAAGGCGAACGGCGAGCTGACCCGGTCGTGCGAGCTGGTGGTGCGGCTGGCGTTGTCGTGTGTCTCGGCGCCGCCGGGGGAGGGCGGGGTGGCGGAGCTGGTGCGCGGGGCGCTGCACCGGCAGCCGGTTTGA
- the hisN gene encoding histidinol-phosphatase encodes MPDYLDDLRLAHVLADAADAVTMGRFKALDLKVETKPDMTPVSEADKAAEELIRSQLQRARPRDAILGEEYGIEGTGPRRWVVDPIDGTKNYVRGVPVWATLISLTEAGEGGYQPVVGLVSAPALGRRWWAAKGHGAFAGRSLSSSTRLHVSGVSKLADASFAYSSLGGWEERGQLNGFLDLTREVWRTRAYGDFWPYMMVAEGSLDICAEPELSLWDMAANAIVVTEAGGTFTGLDGRPGPHSGNAAASNGLLHDELLSYLTQRY; translated from the coding sequence ATGCCGGACTACCTTGACGACCTGCGCCTCGCCCACGTGCTCGCGGACGCGGCCGACGCCGTGACCATGGGCCGCTTCAAGGCGCTCGACCTCAAGGTCGAGACCAAGCCGGACATGACCCCGGTGAGCGAGGCGGACAAGGCGGCCGAGGAACTGATCCGCAGCCAGTTGCAGCGCGCCCGGCCGCGGGACGCGATCCTCGGCGAGGAGTACGGCATCGAGGGCACCGGCCCGCGCCGCTGGGTGGTCGACCCGATCGACGGCACGAAGAACTACGTCCGCGGCGTCCCGGTCTGGGCGACCCTGATCTCCCTGACGGAGGCGGGCGAGGGCGGCTACCAGCCGGTCGTCGGCCTGGTCTCCGCCCCCGCGCTGGGCCGCCGCTGGTGGGCCGCGAAGGGCCACGGCGCCTTCGCCGGCCGCAGCCTGTCCTCGTCGACCCGCCTGCACGTCTCCGGGGTCTCGAAGCTGGCCGACGCCTCCTTCGCGTACTCCTCGCTCGGCGGCTGGGAGGAGCGCGGGCAGCTGAACGGTTTCCTGGACCTCACCCGCGAGGTGTGGCGCACGCGCGCGTACGGCGACTTCTGGCCGTACATGATGGTCGCCGAGGGATCCCTGGACATCTGTGCCGAGCCGGAGCTGTCCCTGTGGGACATGGCGGCCAACGCGATCGTCGTGACGGAGGCCGGGGGCACCTTCACCGGCCTCGACGGCCGGCCGGGCCCGCACAGCGGCAACGCGGCCGCGTCCAACGGCCTGCTCCACGACGAGCTGCTGTCTTACCTCACCCAGCGTTACTGA
- a CDS encoding cyclic nucleotide-binding/CBS domain-containing protein, giving the protein MLVRDAMSTVVLTVGPAHTLRQAAALMSARRVGAAIVHDPDAGGIGILTERDILNSVGLGQNPDTEPIHAHTTNDVVFATPTWTLEEAARAMAHGGFRHLIVLDGGEPAGIVSVRDIIRCWAPARQPVSA; this is encoded by the coding sequence ATGCTCGTCCGCGACGCCATGAGCACCGTGGTTCTCACCGTCGGCCCCGCCCACACCCTCCGCCAGGCAGCCGCCCTGATGTCCGCGCGCCGCGTGGGCGCGGCGATCGTCCACGACCCGGACGCCGGCGGTATCGGGATCCTCACCGAACGCGACATCCTCAACTCCGTGGGCCTCGGCCAGAACCCCGACACCGAGCCCATTCACGCCCACACCACCAACGACGTCGTGTTCGCCACCCCGACCTGGACGCTGGAGGAGGCGGCCCGGGCGATGGCCCACGGCGGCTTCCGCCATCTGATCGTCCTGGACGGCGGCGAACCGGCCGGCATCGTCTCGGTCCGCGACATCATCCGATGCTGGGCCCCGGCCCGGCAGCCCGTCTCCGCGTGA
- a CDS encoding Fur family transcriptional regulator, which yields MSDLLERLRGRGWRMTAQRRVVAEVLDGEHVHLTADEVHARAVTKLPEISRATVYNTLGELVSLGEVVEVSTDKRAKRYDPNAHQPHHHLVCARCGSIRDVHPTGNPMADLPVSERFGFTVSDVEVTYRGLCPDCAAAV from the coding sequence ATGAGTGACCTTCTGGAACGGCTGCGTGGACGCGGATGGCGGATGACCGCGCAGCGACGCGTCGTGGCCGAGGTACTCGACGGCGAGCACGTCCATCTGACGGCCGACGAGGTCCACGCCAGGGCCGTGACCAAGCTCCCCGAGATCTCCCGGGCGACCGTCTACAACACGCTGGGTGAGCTGGTCTCGCTCGGCGAGGTCGTCGAGGTCTCGACGGACAAGCGCGCCAAGCGGTACGACCCGAACGCGCACCAGCCGCACCACCACCTGGTCTGCGCCCGCTGCGGCTCGATCCGCGACGTCCACCCGACCGGCAACCCGATGGCCGACCTCCCCGTCTCGGAGCGGTTCGGCTTCACGGTCTCCGACGTCGAGGTGACGTACCGCGGCCTGTGCCCGGACTGCGCGGCGGCCGTCTGA
- a CDS encoding tetratricopeptide repeat protein, translating into MDVMGDKATLFETGRFVQSSGEEPTHDEAAEAAEEARHRLQAEAGDVESMSVLGAMLLRRGDLDGAEPRLRAATAAGDRAAANNLGVLLHQRGYPEEAAGWWRIAAVAGSAAAAHALGRHHRERGDEPAAEYWLRQSAEQGHALGAYALADLLEHRGDPDAGQWMRAAAERGHREAAYRLARALDRRAAAREEGTEPDGGVDTETGAAEAAEAEQWYRQAAARGHRRAALHLGAILEKRGELKEAGRWYLTSAKDGEARAACALGFLLRDAGDTESAAVWWLRAAQDGDGNAANALGALHAERGETQTAERWYRAAMDAGDDNGAYNLALLCAEQGRTAQAEQWYRRAAYAGHREAANALAVLLLQVGDTSGAEPWFSKAAEAGSVDAAFNLGILYAGRGEDRVALHCYERAAAAGHTEAALQVGIARLREGDEAAAERHLRCAAGGGSAEAAYRLAAVLDARRPAVSEHELGESSLNVKTECEEWYERAATQGHRRAQVRVGMLAAARGDVVEAARWYRTAAEAGSRNGAFNLGLLLAREGSEPEAAVWWERAADAGHGRAALRLALVYARRGELAVGQRWADRAVALGPAEVTERAGRLRDALREELSA; encoded by the coding sequence ATGGACGTTATGGGGGACAAGGCAACTCTGTTCGAGACAGGGCGATTTGTGCAGTCTTCGGGCGAGGAGCCGACCCACGACGAGGCCGCTGAGGCCGCTGAGGAGGCACGTCACCGGCTCCAGGCCGAGGCCGGTGACGTCGAGTCGATGAGTGTGCTCGGTGCCATGCTGCTGCGCCGCGGCGACCTCGACGGAGCCGAGCCGCGGCTGCGCGCGGCCACCGCCGCCGGTGACCGGGCCGCCGCCAACAACCTCGGTGTCCTGCTGCACCAGCGCGGCTACCCCGAGGAAGCGGCCGGCTGGTGGCGGATCGCCGCGGTCGCCGGATCCGCGGCCGCGGCCCACGCGCTGGGCCGCCACCACCGTGAGCGCGGCGACGAACCCGCCGCCGAGTACTGGCTGCGCCAGTCCGCCGAACAGGGCCATGCGCTCGGCGCCTACGCACTGGCCGACCTGCTGGAGCACCGGGGGGACCCGGACGCCGGGCAGTGGATGCGGGCCGCCGCCGAGCGGGGGCACCGTGAGGCGGCCTACCGGCTGGCCCGCGCGCTCGACCGCAGGGCGGCCGCGCGCGAGGAGGGAACCGAGCCCGACGGCGGTGTCGACACGGAGACCGGGGCCGCGGAGGCCGCCGAGGCCGAGCAGTGGTACCGGCAGGCCGCCGCCCGCGGCCACCGGCGGGCCGCGCTGCACCTCGGCGCGATCCTGGAGAAGCGCGGCGAGCTCAAGGAGGCCGGGCGCTGGTACCTGACCTCCGCCAAGGACGGCGAGGCCCGGGCCGCCTGCGCGCTCGGCTTCCTGCTGCGCGACGCCGGGGACACCGAGAGCGCCGCGGTGTGGTGGCTGCGGGCCGCCCAGGACGGCGACGGCAACGCGGCGAACGCGCTCGGCGCGCTGCACGCCGAGCGCGGTGAGACGCAGACCGCCGAACGCTGGTACCGGGCGGCGATGGACGCAGGCGACGACAACGGGGCGTACAACCTCGCGCTGCTCTGCGCCGAGCAGGGACGGACCGCGCAGGCCGAGCAGTGGTACCGGCGAGCCGCGTACGCCGGACACCGCGAGGCCGCGAACGCGCTCGCCGTCCTGCTGCTCCAGGTCGGCGACACGAGCGGCGCCGAACCGTGGTTCTCCAAGGCCGCGGAGGCGGGGAGCGTGGACGCGGCCTTCAACCTGGGGATCCTCTACGCCGGGCGCGGCGAGGACCGGGTCGCGTTGCACTGCTACGAGCGGGCGGCGGCCGCCGGGCACACGGAGGCCGCCCTCCAGGTCGGCATCGCCCGGCTCCGCGAGGGCGACGAGGCGGCCGCGGAGCGCCATCTGCGGTGCGCGGCGGGCGGCGGCAGCGCCGAGGCCGCCTACCGGCTCGCCGCCGTCCTCGACGCACGCCGGCCGGCGGTGTCCGAGCACGAGCTCGGGGAGTCGTCCCTGAACGTGAAGACCGAGTGCGAGGAGTGGTACGAGCGGGCCGCCACGCAGGGGCACCGCCGGGCCCAGGTGCGGGTCGGGATGCTGGCCGCCGCCCGCGGGGACGTGGTGGAGGCGGCGCGCTGGTACCGGACGGCGGCCGAGGCCGGGTCGCGCAACGGCGCGTTCAACCTCGGGCTGCTGCTGGCCCGGGAGGGCAGCGAGCCGGAGGCGGCCGTGTGGTGGGAGCGGGCCGCCGACGCGGGGCACGGGCGGGCGGCGTTGCGGCTGGCCCTGGTCTACGCGCGTCGTGGCGAACTCGCGGTCGGGCAGCGGTGGGCCGACCGGGCGGTGGCGCTGGGGCCGGCGGAGGTGACCGAGCGGGCGGGGCGGCTCCGGGACGCCCTGCGGGAGGAGCTGTCGGCGTAG
- a CDS encoding UPF0182 family protein codes for MPDRGGGPTGPRIRATGRPSRRVRTLLLTLGVLAALGMAFTMFAGFWTDWLWYRSVHYSSVFTTTLWTKIGLFSVFGLLMAAAVGFNIWLAHRLRPPLSAMSMEQQSLDRYRMGIAPYKKWLLLAVTALVGLIAGASAAGQWRTWLMWVNGVPFHQKDPQFHLDVSFYAFDLPWYRFLLGFGFATAILSLIAAALTHYLYGGLRVTSPGARATGAATGHLSVLLGLFVALKAVAYWLDRYGLAVKSSDFKATGNWTGLRYVDANAYLPAKTILFCIAVICALLFFATLWRRTWQLPVIGFGLMVLSAILIGGLYPAIVQKFQVQPNEQAKEAPYVQKNLKATREAYGIDDTQVTEYKGTSTTTDKTKLRADVDNTASIRIMDPNIVSPTFQQLQQMRNYYAFPTNLDVDRYTKDGKVQDTVIGLRELNLAGIPKNNWINDHFRYTHGYGVVAAKGTEADDQGQPVFTESDLPSTGDLGTYQQRVYYGEKTNTYSIVGGPQKEIDYSDDNGEKLTSYAGKSGVSLSSPINRAAYAVAFNEPQILYSGAIGKGSRILYNRTPKERVEAVAPWLTIDGDAYPAVVDGRIQWIVDAYTTSNGYPYASRTTLGDTTADSLTATNNSRAVVAQQNQVNYIRNSVKATVDAYTGEVKLYQWDTGDPVLKTWMKAFPGTVQPKSAISQDLMDHLRYPQDLFKVQRELLTRYHVTDAQTFLTGSEVWQVPDDPTNKSGDAVPPYYLSMKMPDQSAQTFSLSTTFTPNGRDNLSAFMSVDSEAGSKDYGKIRILKLPTSTTVDGPKQVQSKFNSEQEIAAAIKLLKGGDSEVEYGNLLTVPLDGGLLYAEPVYVRGAGVKYPLLRKVLVTYEGRTVFENTLDEALDKVFGTDGSGTGSSDTGTTSPPTSSGNPTVQAALDDAQKAFAAGQEALKKGDWTAYGKAQDELRDALARAEEAQSKAGKTGGGGATASSSPSPGATASPSTGSSPSPSGSSSPSG; via the coding sequence ATGCCGGACCGCGGCGGAGGCCCGACGGGGCCACGGATCAGAGCGACCGGACGTCCGTCCAGGCGGGTGCGGACCCTGCTCCTGACACTGGGCGTCCTTGCCGCGCTCGGCATGGCGTTCACCATGTTCGCGGGCTTCTGGACGGACTGGCTCTGGTACCGGTCGGTGCACTACTCCTCGGTGTTCACCACCACCCTGTGGACCAAGATCGGGCTGTTCTCCGTCTTCGGTCTGCTGATGGCGGCCGCGGTGGGCTTCAACATCTGGCTGGCGCACCGGCTGCGTCCCCCGCTGAGCGCCATGTCCATGGAACAGCAGAGCCTCGACCGCTACCGGATGGGCATCGCGCCGTACAAGAAGTGGCTGCTGCTCGCGGTCACCGCGCTGGTCGGGCTGATCGCCGGCGCTTCCGCGGCCGGACAGTGGCGCACCTGGCTGATGTGGGTCAACGGCGTGCCCTTCCACCAGAAGGACCCGCAGTTCCACCTCGACGTCTCCTTCTACGCCTTCGACCTGCCCTGGTACCGCTTCCTGCTGGGCTTCGGCTTCGCCACCGCGATCCTCTCCCTCATCGCCGCCGCGCTCACCCACTACCTGTACGGCGGGCTGCGCGTCACCAGCCCCGGAGCGCGTGCCACCGGTGCCGCGACCGGGCACCTCTCGGTGCTGCTCGGCCTCTTCGTCGCCCTGAAGGCGGTCGCCTACTGGCTCGACCGCTACGGACTGGCCGTCAAGTCAAGCGACTTCAAGGCCACCGGCAACTGGACGGGCCTGAGGTACGTCGACGCGAACGCCTATCTGCCCGCCAAGACGATCCTGTTCTGCATCGCCGTCATCTGCGCGCTGCTGTTCTTCGCCACGCTGTGGCGACGCACCTGGCAGCTGCCCGTCATCGGCTTCGGCCTGATGGTCCTCTCGGCGATCCTCATCGGCGGCCTCTACCCGGCGATCGTCCAGAAGTTCCAGGTCCAGCCCAACGAGCAGGCCAAGGAAGCCCCGTACGTCCAGAAGAACCTCAAGGCGACCCGCGAGGCGTACGGCATCGACGACACCCAGGTCACCGAGTACAAGGGCACGAGCACGACCACGGACAAGACCAAGCTCCGGGCCGACGTCGACAACACGGCGAGCATCCGGATCATGGACCCGAACATCGTGTCGCCCACGTTCCAGCAGCTCCAGCAGATGCGGAACTACTACGCGTTCCCGACCAACCTGGACGTGGACCGCTACACCAAGGACGGCAAGGTCCAGGACACCGTCATCGGCCTGCGCGAGCTGAACCTCGCCGGCATCCCGAAGAACAACTGGATCAACGACCACTTCCGCTACACCCACGGCTACGGCGTGGTCGCCGCCAAGGGCACCGAGGCCGACGACCAGGGCCAGCCCGTCTTCACCGAGTCCGACCTGCCGTCCACGGGCGACCTGGGCACCTACCAGCAGCGCGTCTACTACGGCGAGAAGACCAACACGTACTCGATCGTCGGCGGTCCCCAGAAGGAGATCGACTACTCCGACGACAACGGTGAGAAACTCACCAGCTACGCCGGCAAGAGCGGGGTCAGTCTCTCCAGCCCGATCAACCGCGCCGCGTACGCGGTGGCGTTCAACGAGCCGCAGATCCTGTACTCGGGCGCGATCGGCAAGGGCTCGCGGATCCTCTACAACCGCACGCCCAAGGAGCGCGTCGAGGCGGTCGCCCCCTGGCTGACCATCGACGGCGACGCGTACCCGGCGGTCGTGGACGGCCGTATCCAGTGGATCGTCGACGCCTACACGACGTCGAACGGCTATCCCTACGCCTCCCGTACGACCCTCGGCGACACCACCGCCGACTCGCTGACCGCGACCAACAACTCGCGCGCGGTGGTGGCCCAGCAGAACCAGGTCAACTACATCCGCAACTCGGTGAAGGCGACCGTCGACGCGTACACCGGCGAGGTCAAGCTCTACCAGTGGGACACCGGGGACCCGGTGCTGAAGACCTGGATGAAGGCCTTCCCGGGCACGGTGCAGCCCAAGAGCGCCATCTCCCAGGATCTGATGGACCATCTCCGCTACCCGCAGGACCTGTTCAAGGTGCAGCGCGAACTGCTCACCCGCTACCACGTGACGGACGCCCAGACGTTCCTGACCGGCAGCGAGGTGTGGCAGGTGCCCGACGACCCGACCAACAAGTCGGGCGACGCGGTGCCGCCGTACTACCTGAGCATGAAGATGCCGGACCAGAGCGCCCAGACGTTCTCGCTGTCGACGACGTTCACGCCCAACGGCCGGGACAACCTGAGCGCGTTCATGTCGGTCGACTCCGAGGCCGGTTCGAAGGACTACGGCAAGATCAGAATCCTGAAACTGCCGACCAGTACGACCGTCGACGGACCCAAACAGGTCCAGAGCAAGTTCAACTCCGAACAGGAGATCGCGGCCGCCATCAAACTCCTCAAGGGCGGCGACTCCGAGGTCGAGTACGGCAATCTGCTGACCGTGCCACTGGACGGCGGCCTGCTGTACGCGGAGCCGGTCTACGTCCGCGGTGCCGGCGTCAAGTACCCACTGCTGCGCAAGGTGTTGGTCACCTACGAGGGCAGGACCGTCTTCGAGAACACCCTCGACGAGGCGCTCGACAAGGTCTTCGGCACGGACGGTTCCGGTACGGGCTCCTCGGACACCGGGACGACCTCGCCGCCGACGTCGTCCGGCAACCCCACCGTCCAAGCGGCGCTGGACGACGCCCAGAAGGCCTTCGCGGCGGGCCAGGAGGCCCTGAAGAAGGGCGACTGGACGGCGTACGGCAAGGCGCAGGACGAACTGCGGGACGCGCTCGCGCGGGCCGAGGAGGCGCAGTCCAAGGCGGGCAAGACCGGTGGCGGTGGCGCGACGGCGAGCAGCAGCCCGAGTCCGGGCGCGACGGCGAGTCCGAGCACCGGCAGCAGTCCCAGCCCCAGCGGGAGTTCCAGCCCGAGCGGATGA
- a CDS encoding PPA1309 family protein: MSNTPMAANPLTRAVLEIDEYASGLGWDQPARLFALVDTARLRVQEPALAAQLGLEEESATTGLTPIEQDEVPTDKALDEFLGTIAWPDAVVGCALTVERLMLPPSAESQVPEGLSEAKLAKWVASHPERQEVRMTVAVLRDGGRDAAVRLREKDSPTEVLTGPDLVPGLADALRATFED; this comes from the coding sequence ATGTCCAACACTCCCATGGCAGCGAACCCGCTCACCCGGGCGGTTCTAGAGATCGACGAGTACGCCTCCGGCCTCGGCTGGGACCAGCCCGCTCGTCTCTTCGCCCTCGTCGACACCGCGCGGCTGCGCGTCCAGGAACCGGCCCTCGCCGCCCAGCTCGGTCTGGAGGAGGAGTCCGCGACCACCGGTCTCACCCCGATCGAGCAGGACGAAGTGCCAACGGACAAGGCGCTGGACGAGTTCCTCGGCACCATCGCCTGGCCGGACGCGGTGGTCGGCTGCGCGCTCACGGTGGAGCGGCTGATGCTGCCGCCGTCCGCCGAGTCCCAGGTCCCCGAGGGGCTGAGCGAGGCGAAGCTGGCCAAGTGGGTGGCGAGCCATCCCGAGCGCCAGGAGGTCCGGATGACGGTCGCGGTGCTGCGCGACGGCGGCCGCGACGCCGCGGTACGGCTGCGCGAGAAGGACTCGCCGACGGAGGTGCTCACCGGTCCCGACCTGGTCCCGGGCCTGGCGGACGCGCTGAGGGCGACCTTCGAGGACTGA